Part of the Paenibacillus sp. FSL R7-0273 genome is shown below.
TAGGGACTGCTCTGCGATAGAGCCGGTGGAGGATGAGGGACAAATCCGGTTTATGCCGTGTACCTTTGTGCTTGCCTCCGCTTTAAGATCTTCAGGAGTAGAGTTCACAGGGGTGAAGAATACGGGAACGATTCCCTATGCTTCGAGAGAGGCGCTTTTTGAGCTGCTGAAGCTGCTGGATATCCTGCAGAAGCAGACGGATACATCGCTGAAGCTTTGTATAAGCGGCAAGTCAGGCAGCCTGACGGCAGAGCGCTGGGTTTCCCTGGAGCAGTTAGAAATAAGATTTGCCAATGACAATCTTATCTCCATCATTTCCAATCATGATTTTACCAGCCACCTGCAGCCTATTGTAGATTTTTCTGAAGAGATTGTCGGCTTTGAGCTGCTGCTGCGTCCGCTTCCTGAAGGGAGCGCCTTTCAGCCCTACGAGCTGTTTGAAATTGCCCGTCAGACCGGCTTTCATTCCTTCCTGGACCGTGCTGCACGGATTTCAGCGATTGAGACCAGTGCGAGACTGCTGCCGAGAGGCATCAAGCGTTTCGTTAATTTTTTGCCGTCTTCCATTTATAATCCTAATTTTTGTCTGACCCACACCTTTGAGACGATTGCCCGGCTGGATCAGGACCCGGAGGATTTTGTGTTCGAGGTGGTGGAGACAGAGAAGATCAGTAACATGGGGCATCTGCAGGCGATTTTCGCCGAATACCGGAGACAGGGAATGCGGGTCGCGCTGGATGATGTCGGCGCCGGATACTCGACCGTTGAGGTCATGTCCAGCCTCCAGCCGGATTATGTAAAGATTGACCGTAATCTGATCAGCTACTGTGATCAGGATGCACGCAAGCAAAAGACGATTCACGATATCGTCAGCCGTGCCGGATCCTTCGGGGCCAGTGTGCTGGCCGAAGGCATTGAACGGCGCGAAGAATTCCAGTATTGCCGGGATATCGGCATTGAGCTGGCCCAGGGCTATCTCTTCGGCAAACCGCAGGACAAGCCGCCGGCACATTTCGGGTTCAGCGCATAATAAGCAGGATGTACATATTCCCCGGAGCTGGCGCAGATTTATCCGCCTGCCCGGGGATTATTTGCGAAATCGGACAATTCCGGATAAAAGAAACGGAGGTACTATGAGCATTACACTGCTGTATGTGGAAGATGACCGGGATATCGGTAATGCGGTATCAGCAGATTTACGGGAAAGAAAGTATGCGGTCCGCTGGCTGGAGAGCGGCGAAGGCGCCGTAGAGGCGGCAGCAGGCTGCCAGCTGGCTGTTCTGGATGTCATGCTGCCCGGGCTTGACGGCTTCACCGTCGGTCAGCGGCTGAAGCGGGCCTATCCCAACTTGCCGGTGCTGATGTTATCCGCCCGCACCTCTATAGACGACAAGCTGCAGGGGCTGGAGTTCGCGGATGATTATTTGACAAAGCCGTTTCATCCCGATGAGCTGGCTGCCAGAATTGAGGTGCTTTTGCGGCGCACCGGTGCTGCCGAGCCGGCAGCGCTTGTTCTGAAGCATCTTATCGTGTATGAGGGGAACAATGTCATTCACGAGGCTGCCACGGGCCGTGAAATTCTGCTCACCGGCAAGCAGTTTCAGATCTTTACCTTTATGCTGCGCCATCTCGGGCAGATCCTGACCAAGGAGCAGATCTATGAGGCTGTCTGGGGCGAGGCCTATATTGAAGGGGACAAGACACTGATGGTGCATATCCGCTATTTGCGCGAGAAGCTGGAGCTTGACCCGGCTGCACCGGAGATTATTGAGACGATCCGCGGCATCGGCTACCGGGTAAGGGCATGAGCAGGCGGAAGAGCCTGAAAGGGCGGAAGCAATCGCTGCAATCCCTGCAGTCCCGTTATCTGCTGATTATTATGGCTGCACTGCTGTTCATCCCTGTCGGGATTCCGCTTACCTTTGCGGGCTATAATCTGTTCAATATGGCGACAGCCGACAAGCCGCCGGAGGAATATGAGCAGTACTCCAATATCAATGCGCTGGAGAGGCAATGGCATCAGGAGGCGCTGGAGCTGGCCGGGCAGACTGTGGAAGCGGTCGACCGCCGGCTCAAGGAGCTGAGCGGCAGCTATCCGCTGGCTGCAGTATTCTGGGTGGACAGGCAGGGGCAGACCCGGATGATTCATTCGCCGAAGGATCCGCAGCTTAAGGAGCAGCTGGGTACAGACAGGATACCTGCGCAGTGGAGTGCACCTGAAGCGATAGCCTTTATGAAGGAGGCTGCGCTGCAGCGGCCGCTGGCCATTGTCGCCTTTGTAGGTGACCGTGCGGATGCCGGTGAAGGCTTCATGGTGATGCAGATTCCGGCTAAGATTACGGAAGCTTACCGGTTCCAGAGCCTGGGCTCATGGTATATCCTGTTTTTGCTGATCTTTTTTGCCCTGTTCATCGCCAGCTCCTGGCTGTTCTTCACCGGAATCCGCAAACGCCTGCTGCGTCTGCAGACAGCGATGAGCTTTACAGGAGGAGCCGGAATCCCCGAGCCGATCGAACCCGGCAAAGCGGATGAAATCGGCCGGCTGGAGGAGGCCTTCAATTACATGGTAGCGGAGCTTTCAGTCAGCCGCCGCCGTGAGGCCGAGGAAGAAGGGTTGCGCAAGCAGCTGGTGGCCAACCTGTCGCATGATCTGCGCACCCCGCTGACCGTGATCCGCAGCCATCTCCATGTCCTGGGCAAGGAGGCTCTGTCGCAGCGCGGGCAGGAATCCGTTGCGCTGATGGATGAGCGGATGGAGAGCCTCAGCGGACTGATTGATAACCTGCTGTCGTATAACCTGCTTACCAGCGGCCGGCTGACTTTTAAGGCTGAACGTAAGGATGTGCTGCGGATTGTGCGGGAAAGTGCCGCCGCCTGGTATCCCCTATGGGAGAAGGAAGGCTTTGAAGTTGACATTGAGCTGGAGAGTGAGCCGCTGTACCGGGTTATTGATGAGGTCTGGTTCCGGCGGATTCTCGATAATCTCTTCCAGAATATTGTGCGCCATGCGCGCAGCGGGCATTACGTCGGAGTTCATACAGACATCCGGGACGGCAGCCCCGTTGTTATTATTTCGGATAAGGGCAAGGGGATGGGCGGCACATCAGAATCGGCAGGTGCAGGACTCGGCCTGTCCATCGTCAGTTTGCTGCTGCAGCAGATGGAGCTTGCCTGGAAGACAGACAGCTCCCCGCAGGGAACCTCCGTAATACTCTATCTGCCGCAGGAGCAAAATTTAAACAAAATTTAAACTTGCTGCTGCCGCTGCTTTAACCTCGGGGCGTTATGCTGAGTACCGAGGTGAACGACTAATGAAATCAACAGTAATCAAAACGAACGGCTTGAGAAAAGTATACCGCGGCCGGGCCGCCGTGGAGCATTTGGATCTGAACATCGGCCGGGGAGAAATCTACGGCTTCCTCGGACCGAACGGCGCCGGCAAAACAACAACGATCCGTATGCTGCTGGGGCTTATCCAGCCGACCTCCGGCAGGATTGAAGTGTTCGGCAAGGAGCTGCGGAAGCATAAGCTGCAAATTCTGCGCCAGGTAGGCTCGCTGGTTGAGTCCCCGTCTTACTATGGGCATCTGAGTGCTGCAGACAATCTGGAGGCGATCCGCCGGATCCTGGATGTGCCCAAGGCACGGATAGCCGAGGTATTGGACGTTGTCTCCCTGACCGGTGAAGAAAAGCGGCCGGTCAAGGGCTTCTCGCTCGGCATGAAGCAGCGGCTGGGCATTGCCGCCGCGCTGCTGGGCAGTCCGGAGCTGCTGATTCTGGACGAGCCGACAAACGGGCTCGATCCTTCCGGCATACAGGAGATCAGATCGCTGATCAAGCGCCTTCCTGCCGAGTACGGGATTACAGTGCTTGTCTCCAGTCATCTGCTCAGTGAAATTGAGCAGATGGCTGACACCGTCGGCATTATCCGCCAGGGTAGCATGGTCTACCAGGACACGATTGCCCATCTTCAGGAGCAGGCGGCCGGAGATCTGCGGCTGGCCGTCTCTGAGCCGGAGGCTGCGCTGGAGCTGGCAAAGCGGCGGGGCTGCGGAGGCACGCTGGAGGAGAGCCGGGTTGTTCTGCCCCGGATGAGCGACGCCAGGGTAGCGCTGCTGATTAAAGAGCTGGTGGAGAACGGGCATGCCGTATACCGGGTGGAGGAGCACAGGCAGTCACTGGAGCAGTTTTTCCTGCAGGTTGTTGAGGGAGGCGTATCATGATGTGGCGGGCTTTGTCGGCAGACTGGCTGAAAATTCGCGGCAAAGGTCTATGGTTTCTTGTTTTTCTGGGCCCGCTGGGGCTTACGGCGATGCAGGGGCTGAACTTTGGGCTCCGTTATGACTATCTGAAGGAGCAGTATCAGGCGGATTTGTGGGCCGGGCTGCTTGGCAACGTAGCTGGCTTCGTTCCGATTGCCCTGTATCTGGGCGGGACGCTGGTCTGCTCCCTGATAGCGAATGTTGAGCATCAGATGAGCTCATGGAAGCAGCTGCTGGCACTTCCGGTCTCGCGGACCGCCGTATATATGGCTAAGCTGCTGTTATGCCTGCTGCTGCTGGTCTGCTCCTGCCTGCTGCTGTCTGCAGGAACACTGGCTCTGGGTCTGCTGCTCGGCTTCGGCTCCCAGACGATTCCTTATGCAGACATCCTGAGGCTGGGCTTCGCCTCCTATGCCGGGGCACTCCCGATCATTGCACTGCAGCTATGGCTCTCTTTATCCAGCCGCAATCAGACCTTTCCGGTGGCTGTCGGGATTACACTGTCACTGCTCAGTCTCTTTTCCATGTATCTGTCAGAATGGATGCCGCTTAACTGGCCTTCCCTTGCCTGGGAGGCTGAGTCGCCATGGCTGTTCATCGCATCGGGCCTGGTGCTTGGCCTGCTGATGATCCTGCCGGGAGCCGTTCATTTTGCCAGAAAGGATGTGGACTGAAGATGCGGAGCTTTATGAGAATCCTCTCAGCAGAAAGGCTGAAGCTGTCGGGGTCCTTTATCTGGCTGCTGGTGATTATCAGCCCCTTGATAGCGCTGCCGGTAGGGGCGCTGGCCGATATCCGGCAGGACGGTGGGGCAACATCCTGGCAGGTGCTGCTGAGCGTTATGTCACTGATGCATGCCTTATTATTTCTTCCTGTACTCACAGGGCTCTTTGCGGCGCTCATCTGCCGGGCCGAGCACAGTGACGGCGGCTGGAAGCTGATGCTGTCTCTTCCTGTAACACGGACATCCATGTACCTTGCTAAGTTTATAATCATTATGACGCTGCTGGCTTGCGTCCAGCTGGCCTTTCTTATTGCCCTGCTGGGCATCGGCCTGTACCGCGAAGCGGAAGGGGCTGTGCCCTGGCCGCTGCTGCTCTCCAGCCTGCTCGGCGGCTGGTTTGCCTGTCTGCCTCTTGCGGCGCTGCAGCTTGGCGTATCCCAGGGCTGGAGCAGCTTCGGCGCGCCGCTGGCGCTTAATGTAAGCCTGACACTGCCTAACATGCTGATTGTCAATTCAGCCACATACGGCCCATACTATCCCTGGGCCCAGCCGCTGCTGGCCATGTCCCCCTTCGGGGGCGAGGATTTCGGGGCGTTCGCTCTCCCTGCGCAGACGCTGATGCTGGTAGTATCCGTCAGCCTGATTGTGTTCCTGGGAGCCGGCCTTCTGGCTTTCCGGCGCAAGGCGGTGTAATCTGCCTTTATATGCTGCAGGACCATTGTAAGACATGCCTGTCTCCGCCCTGTTAAGCGCCCGCCCAAAGCCTGCTAATGGACATTGTCTGTCATTTTTTCTATAATTAATCGTAGAGAATCTGATTAAGGACCGGTGATACCGGAGGAAGCTAACTAGGGAGGGCGGAAGCATGGAGCCGGCAGCACTTGAAGAATGCGACAATACATGCAATGGTTCAGAGCTGGGGCTGGAGACAGAGGCTCTTACTCTGCCGGACCGGGGAACCACGGACAAAATGGCCGAGATGTTCAAGGCGCTTGGTGATCCGACCCGGGTACGGCTGATCTATGCCTTATCACAGCGGGAGCTGTGCGTGCACGATTTGTCCTCCATTCTGGATATGGGGCAATCGGCGGTATCCCATCAGCTCCGTTATTTGCGCAACCTGCGGATTGTGAAGCGCCGCAAAGAAGGCAAAACAGTATATTATTCGCTGAACGACGCGCATGTCGAGCAGATTTTTCTGCAGACGCATGAGCATATCCGGCACGAATAGATCGGCTGAACACAAACAACCGTCCTTGGGTCACTTGGCCCCGG
Proteins encoded:
- a CDS encoding ArsR/SmtB family transcription factor — encoded protein: MEPAALEECDNTCNGSELGLETEALTLPDRGTTDKMAEMFKALGDPTRVRLIYALSQRELCVHDLSSILDMGQSAVSHQLRYLRNLRIVKRRKEGKTVYYSLNDAHVEQIFLQTHEHIRHE
- a CDS encoding ABC transporter permease; the protein is MRSFMRILSAERLKLSGSFIWLLVIISPLIALPVGALADIRQDGGATSWQVLLSVMSLMHALLFLPVLTGLFAALICRAEHSDGGWKLMLSLPVTRTSMYLAKFIIIMTLLACVQLAFLIALLGIGLYREAEGAVPWPLLLSSLLGGWFACLPLAALQLGVSQGWSSFGAPLALNVSLTLPNMLIVNSATYGPYYPWAQPLLAMSPFGGEDFGAFALPAQTLMLVVSVSLIVFLGAGLLAFRRKAV
- a CDS encoding ABC transporter ATP-binding protein → MKSTVIKTNGLRKVYRGRAAVEHLDLNIGRGEIYGFLGPNGAGKTTTIRMLLGLIQPTSGRIEVFGKELRKHKLQILRQVGSLVESPSYYGHLSAADNLEAIRRILDVPKARIAEVLDVVSLTGEEKRPVKGFSLGMKQRLGIAAALLGSPELLILDEPTNGLDPSGIQEIRSLIKRLPAEYGITVLVSSHLLSEIEQMADTVGIIRQGSMVYQDTIAHLQEQAAGDLRLAVSEPEAALELAKRRGCGGTLEESRVVLPRMSDARVALLIKELVENGHAVYRVEEHRQSLEQFFLQVVEGGVS
- a CDS encoding response regulator transcription factor, with the protein product MSITLLYVEDDRDIGNAVSADLRERKYAVRWLESGEGAVEAAAGCQLAVLDVMLPGLDGFTVGQRLKRAYPNLPVLMLSARTSIDDKLQGLEFADDYLTKPFHPDELAARIEVLLRRTGAAEPAALVLKHLIVYEGNNVIHEAATGREILLTGKQFQIFTFMLRHLGQILTKEQIYEAVWGEAYIEGDKTLMVHIRYLREKLELDPAAPEIIETIRGIGYRVRA
- a CDS encoding sensor histidine kinase, whose protein sequence is MSRRKSLKGRKQSLQSLQSRYLLIIMAALLFIPVGIPLTFAGYNLFNMATADKPPEEYEQYSNINALERQWHQEALELAGQTVEAVDRRLKELSGSYPLAAVFWVDRQGQTRMIHSPKDPQLKEQLGTDRIPAQWSAPEAIAFMKEAALQRPLAIVAFVGDRADAGEGFMVMQIPAKITEAYRFQSLGSWYILFLLIFFALFIASSWLFFTGIRKRLLRLQTAMSFTGGAGIPEPIEPGKADEIGRLEEAFNYMVAELSVSRRREAEEEGLRKQLVANLSHDLRTPLTVIRSHLHVLGKEALSQRGQESVALMDERMESLSGLIDNLLSYNLLTSGRLTFKAERKDVLRIVRESAAAWYPLWEKEGFEVDIELESEPLYRVIDEVWFRRILDNLFQNIVRHARSGHYVGVHTDIRDGSPVVIISDKGKGMGGTSESAGAGLGLSIVSLLLQQMELAWKTDSSPQGTSVILYLPQEQNLNKI
- a CDS encoding ABC transporter permease, which encodes MMWRALSADWLKIRGKGLWFLVFLGPLGLTAMQGLNFGLRYDYLKEQYQADLWAGLLGNVAGFVPIALYLGGTLVCSLIANVEHQMSSWKQLLALPVSRTAVYMAKLLLCLLLLVCSCLLLSAGTLALGLLLGFGSQTIPYADILRLGFASYAGALPIIALQLWLSLSSRNQTFPVAVGITLSLLSLFSMYLSEWMPLNWPSLAWEAESPWLFIASGLVLGLLMILPGAVHFARKDVD
- a CDS encoding EAL domain-containing protein, translated to MNCRDCSAIEPVEDEGQIRFMPCTFVLASALRSSGVEFTGVKNTGTIPYASREALFELLKLLDILQKQTDTSLKLCISGKSGSLTAERWVSLEQLEIRFANDNLISIISNHDFTSHLQPIVDFSEEIVGFELLLRPLPEGSAFQPYELFEIARQTGFHSFLDRAARISAIETSARLLPRGIKRFVNFLPSSIYNPNFCLTHTFETIARLDQDPEDFVFEVVETEKISNMGHLQAIFAEYRRQGMRVALDDVGAGYSTVEVMSSLQPDYVKIDRNLISYCDQDARKQKTIHDIVSRAGSFGASVLAEGIERREEFQYCRDIGIELAQGYLFGKPQDKPPAHFGFSA